In the Bradyrhizobium guangzhouense genome, one interval contains:
- the bchL gene encoding ferredoxin:protochlorophyllide reductase (ATP-dependent) iron-sulfur ATP-binding protein, whose product MNIPVRQPSVSAPVRRPDGAGSVQVQMDPNVVIGSAKVFSVYGKGGIGKSTTSSNLSVAFSKLGKRVLQIGCDPKHDSTFTLTKCLVPTVIDVLEQVNFHAEELRPDDFVYRGYNGVMCVEAGGPPAGTGCGGYVVGQTVKLLKEHHLLDDTDIVIFDVLGDVVCGGFASPLQHADRALIVAANDFDSIFAMNRIVAAIQAKSRNYPVRLGGVIVNRSAGTDQVDKFNEKTGLKTVAHFPDLDVIRKSRLKKSTLFEMDPSPEVEAVQNEYLRLAASLLAGTEPLNAIPLKDRDIFDLLGFD is encoded by the coding sequence ATGAACATTCCGGTTCGACAGCCCTCTGTGTCTGCTCCGGTTCGCCGCCCCGACGGTGCCGGTAGTGTTCAAGTCCAGATGGATCCCAACGTGGTTATCGGATCCGCAAAGGTGTTTTCGGTTTATGGCAAGGGTGGCATCGGAAAGAGTACGACCTCGTCCAATCTGTCCGTGGCCTTCTCGAAGCTCGGCAAGCGCGTGCTTCAGATCGGTTGCGATCCCAAGCACGACTCCACGTTCACGCTGACCAAATGTCTGGTGCCGACCGTGATCGACGTGCTCGAACAGGTCAATTTCCATGCCGAGGAGCTCCGTCCCGACGATTTCGTCTATCGCGGCTACAACGGCGTGATGTGTGTCGAAGCCGGAGGACCGCCGGCGGGAACAGGTTGTGGCGGTTATGTCGTCGGCCAGACCGTCAAGCTCCTGAAGGAGCATCATCTGCTCGACGACACGGACATTGTGATCTTCGATGTGCTGGGAGACGTCGTCTGCGGAGGCTTTGCTTCGCCGCTTCAGCATGCCGACCGTGCCCTGATCGTCGCGGCGAACGACTTCGATTCGATCTTCGCGATGAACAGGATCGTTGCGGCGATCCAGGCCAAATCGCGCAACTATCCCGTGCGACTCGGCGGCGTGATCGTTAACCGAAGCGCCGGCACCGACCAGGTCGACAAATTCAACGAGAAAACCGGACTGAAGACCGTCGCGCATTTTCCGGACCTCGACGTCATCCGCAAGAGCCGGCTGAAGAAGTCGACATTGTTCGAGATGGACCCGTCGCCCGAGGTCGAGGCTGTCCAGAACGAATATCTGCGGCTCGCCGCATCACTGCTGGCGGGAACCGAGCCCCTGAACGCCATTCCGCTGAAGGATCGCGACATCTTTGACCTGCTGGGATTTGACTGA
- a CDS encoding ferredoxin:protochlorophyllide reductase (ATP-dependent) subunit N yields the protein MNTRLQSCSAGDNVLRERGQREVFCGLTGIVWLHRKIQDAFFLVVGSRTCAHLIQSAAGVMIFAEPRFATAIMEERDLAGLVDANDELDRIVAQLLARRPDIKLLFLVGSCPSEVIKLDLSRAALRLSRQFSPAVRVLNYSGSGIETTFTQGEDACLASLVPVLPEAGPKAPSSLLIVGALADVVEDQFRRLFAALGISLVSFLPPRRSTELPTVGPSTHYLLAQPFLHETAHALEQRGCKRIVAPFPLGSEGTTVWLRAAAIQFSVDGAHFNAVTTPLRERADRAIGRYRPQLTGKRIFLFPDSQIEIPLARFLARELGVDLVEIGTPYLHREHLAAELALLPPEARLSEGQDVERQLDRCRQAAPDLVVCGLGLANPLEAEGFATKWSIELIFTPIQGYEQAGDLAELFARPLVRRARLVA from the coding sequence ATGAACACGCGCCTCCAATCCTGCTCGGCCGGCGACAATGTCCTGCGCGAGCGCGGGCAGCGCGAGGTGTTCTGCGGGCTTACCGGCATCGTCTGGCTACATCGCAAGATCCAGGATGCCTTCTTCCTGGTCGTGGGATCCCGCACCTGCGCGCATCTGATCCAATCGGCCGCCGGGGTGATGATCTTCGCCGAGCCGCGGTTCGCTACGGCGATCATGGAAGAACGCGATCTTGCCGGCCTCGTCGATGCCAATGACGAGCTCGACCGCATCGTTGCGCAATTGCTGGCGCGCCGTCCCGACATCAAGCTGCTGTTTCTGGTCGGATCGTGCCCGTCAGAGGTGATCAAGCTCGATCTGTCGCGCGCCGCGCTGCGGCTCTCACGCCAATTTTCGCCCGCTGTGCGCGTGCTGAATTATTCCGGAAGCGGCATCGAGACCACGTTTACGCAAGGCGAGGATGCCTGCCTTGCCTCGCTCGTGCCTGTCCTGCCCGAGGCCGGGCCGAAGGCTCCATCGTCCCTATTGATCGTCGGCGCGCTTGCCGATGTCGTGGAGGATCAATTTCGCCGGCTGTTCGCAGCGCTCGGAATCAGCTTGGTATCGTTCCTCCCGCCGCGGCGCTCGACGGAGCTGCCGACGGTGGGTCCGAGCACGCATTACCTGCTGGCTCAGCCTTTCCTGCACGAAACTGCGCATGCGCTCGAGCAGCGTGGCTGCAAGCGGATCGTCGCGCCTTTTCCGCTCGGCAGCGAAGGCACAACCGTTTGGCTTCGCGCTGCTGCGATACAATTCAGCGTCGACGGGGCACATTTCAATGCCGTAACCACGCCGCTTCGCGAGCGCGCTGATCGCGCCATCGGGCGATACCGGCCACAGCTGACTGGAAAGCGCATTTTTCTCTTCCCGGACTCGCAAATCGAGATTCCTCTTGCGCGGTTTCTGGCGCGTGAGCTGGGTGTGGATCTCGTCGAGATCGGTACGCCCTATCTGCACCGGGAGCACCTGGCGGCCGAACTCGCGCTGCTGCCGCCGGAAGCTCGTCTCAGCGAAGGACAAGACGTCGAGCGTCAACTCGATCGTTGCCGTCAGGCGGCGCCCGACCTCGTCGTTTGCGGCCTCGGTCTCGCCAATCCGCTGGAGGCCGAAGGCTTCGCCACGAAATGGTCGATCGAACTCATCTTCACCCCGATCCAGGGCTACGAGCAGGCTGGCGATCTCGCTGAATTGTTCGCGCGTCCGCTGGTACGCCGGGCAAGACTGGTGGCCTAG
- a CDS encoding magnesium chelatase subunit H, translated as MPKRISAADKTPIRVVIVTMDSHLASAASRARAALRAELPGLDLAIHAADEWSCSPAALEHCREDIAQGDIVIATMLFLDEHIQAVLPALAARRDHCDAMIGCLSAGEVVRLTRLGRLTMSGSSGGLLSLLKRLRGSRTGDSSGAGQMKMLRQMPRLLRFIPGTAQDLRAYFLTLQYWLAGSEQNFASLVKFLVGRYADGARSSLRGKVSGAEPIVYPELGLYHPKLAQKIVTHIEDLPVSPKATGRVGVLVMRSYLLAGNTAHYDGVLDALEAKGLRVIPAFASGLDSRPAIERYFMRDGVATVDAVVSLTGFSLVGGPAYNDVHAAEAMLARLDVPYIAAHPLEFQTVEQWREDCRGLTPVEATMMVAIPELDGAIAPMTFGGRSSIVDAGHDMAVLPERAAMLAARVEKLVALRRSARSQRRLAVVLFNFPPNGGSAGTAAYLSVLESLHNTMKSLKVAGYKIDVPGTVEELRARVLKGNAQRFGTDANVAARIPVDDHMRRERWLPEIEKQWGAAPGRHQTDGSHLLVLGEQFGNLFVGLQPAFGYEGDPMRLLFERGFAPTHAFAAFYRWIREDFGANAVLHFGTHGALEFMPGKQVGLSGDCWPDRLIGDLPNFYLYASNNPSEGTLAKRRGGATLISYLTPAIAKAGLYRGLADLKASLDSWRTMAPQSRDGERADALALIQAQAAAVDLAQATPAWGHDAAERVSALSKAVIELEYSLIPHGLHVVGAPPSAAQRIDLLDAANIAEDGQRATLDKLLAEDHETPAIIHALDGGYIRPVAGGDLLRNIEVLPTGRNLHGFDPFRIPSAFAMLDGARQADRLLARHAGEAGAVPETIALVLWGTDNLKSEGGPIAQALWLLGAEPRRDSYGRLAGAQLIPLEQLGRPRIDVVMTLSGIFRDLMPLQTKLLAEAAWLAAAADEPTEQNFVRKHALDYQSKHGGDLKEAAFRVFGNAEGAYGANVNHLIDCGAWTDEQELAEAYTRRKGFAYGIDGRPVRRDALLSHVLAGVDAAYQNIDSVELGVTTVDHYFDTLGGISRAVKRARGEAAPVYIGDQTRGEGTVRTLSEQVALETRTRTLNPKWYEALLAHGYEGVRQIESHVTNTVGWSATTGQVAPWVYQQITTTYVLDESMRERLAALNPAASAKIANRLIEAHERNYWSPDPAMLDTLRKAGEQLEDRLEGVGVAA; from the coding sequence ATGCCAAAGCGCATTTCGGCCGCTGACAAGACGCCCATCCGGGTCGTCATCGTGACGATGGACAGCCATTTGGCGTCCGCGGCCTCGCGAGCTCGGGCGGCGCTTCGAGCCGAATTGCCCGGGCTCGATCTCGCAATTCACGCGGCCGACGAATGGAGCTGCAGTCCGGCGGCGCTGGAGCACTGCCGAGAAGATATCGCGCAAGGCGACATCGTCATCGCAACGATGCTGTTTCTCGACGAGCATATCCAGGCGGTGCTTCCTGCGCTCGCTGCGCGCCGGGACCATTGCGATGCCATGATTGGGTGCCTGTCGGCTGGCGAGGTGGTGCGACTGACCCGGCTCGGCCGCCTCACCATGTCCGGTTCTAGCGGCGGTTTGCTGTCTCTCTTGAAACGATTGCGAGGCAGCCGGACCGGCGATTCCAGCGGTGCCGGCCAGATGAAGATGCTGCGGCAGATGCCGCGGCTGCTGCGCTTCATCCCGGGCACCGCACAGGATCTGCGCGCCTATTTCCTGACGCTGCAATACTGGCTCGCGGGATCGGAGCAGAATTTTGCGAGCCTCGTGAAGTTTCTGGTCGGCCGCTACGCCGACGGTGCGCGCTCTTCCTTGCGCGGCAAAGTCTCGGGTGCAGAGCCCATCGTCTATCCCGAACTCGGGCTCTATCACCCCAAGCTCGCCCAGAAGATCGTGACGCACATCGAAGATCTGCCGGTTTCGCCCAAGGCCACAGGTCGCGTCGGCGTACTCGTAATGCGCTCGTATCTGCTCGCCGGCAACACTGCGCATTATGACGGCGTTCTGGACGCGCTCGAAGCGAAAGGCCTCCGCGTCATTCCGGCCTTTGCCAGCGGGCTCGATTCCCGACCGGCGATCGAGCGGTATTTCATGCGGGATGGTGTCGCCACGGTCGATGCGGTGGTGTCACTGACCGGCTTTTCTCTCGTTGGCGGTCCTGCCTACAACGACGTCCACGCCGCCGAAGCGATGCTGGCGCGGCTTGATGTGCCCTACATCGCCGCGCACCCGCTTGAATTCCAGACCGTGGAGCAATGGCGCGAGGATTGCCGCGGATTGACGCCGGTGGAGGCCACCATGATGGTGGCGATCCCCGAGCTTGACGGCGCGATTGCGCCGATGACGTTCGGCGGGCGATCCTCCATCGTCGATGCAGGTCATGATATGGCCGTGCTGCCGGAGCGCGCGGCCATGCTGGCGGCGCGGGTGGAAAAGCTGGTCGCGCTGCGCCGGAGTGCGCGGTCGCAACGCAGGCTGGCGGTCGTGCTGTTCAATTTTCCGCCGAATGGCGGCAGTGCGGGTACGGCCGCCTACCTCTCGGTGCTCGAGTCCCTGCACAACACGATGAAGTCGCTCAAGGTGGCTGGGTATAAGATCGATGTCCCCGGCACCGTAGAGGAGTTGCGCGCGCGCGTATTGAAGGGCAATGCCCAGCGGTTCGGCACCGACGCGAACGTTGCCGCGCGCATCCCGGTGGACGATCACATGCGCCGCGAGCGCTGGCTCCCCGAGATCGAGAAGCAGTGGGGCGCAGCACCGGGCCGGCACCAGACCGACGGCAGCCACCTGCTGGTTCTTGGCGAGCAGTTCGGCAATCTGTTCGTCGGCCTGCAACCTGCGTTCGGGTATGAAGGCGATCCGATGCGTTTGTTGTTCGAACGCGGCTTTGCGCCGACACACGCGTTCGCGGCATTCTATCGCTGGATTCGTGAGGATTTCGGCGCCAATGCAGTTCTGCATTTCGGCACCCACGGCGCGCTCGAATTCATGCCAGGCAAACAGGTCGGTCTTTCCGGTGATTGCTGGCCCGATCGCTTGATCGGCGATCTCCCGAATTTCTATCTCTACGCCTCAAACAATCCATCCGAGGGCACGCTGGCCAAGCGCCGCGGCGGGGCAACGCTGATCAGTTATCTAACGCCCGCGATCGCAAAAGCGGGTCTGTACAGAGGCCTTGCCGATCTGAAAGCTTCGCTCGACAGCTGGCGCACGATGGCGCCGCAGTCGAGGGACGGCGAGCGCGCTGACGCGCTTGCGCTGATCCAGGCTCAGGCCGCGGCCGTCGACCTCGCCCAGGCGACGCCTGCCTGGGGACATGACGCCGCCGAGCGTGTGTCTGCGCTCAGCAAGGCCGTTATCGAGCTCGAATACTCGCTGATACCGCACGGCCTCCATGTTGTCGGGGCGCCGCCTTCGGCTGCGCAGCGAATCGACCTGCTGGACGCCGCCAATATCGCCGAGGACGGGCAGCGTGCGACGCTGGACAAGCTATTGGCCGAGGACCACGAGACGCCTGCCATCATCCATGCGCTCGACGGCGGGTATATCCGTCCCGTCGCCGGTGGTGATCTCCTGCGGAATATCGAGGTGCTGCCGACCGGGCGCAATCTGCACGGTTTTGATCCGTTCCGAATTCCGAGTGCGTTTGCAATGCTCGACGGAGCGCGGCAGGCCGATCGGTTGCTGGCTCGCCACGCGGGCGAAGCTGGCGCGGTGCCGGAAACTATCGCCCTGGTCCTGTGGGGCACGGACAATCTCAAGTCCGAAGGCGGGCCCATCGCCCAGGCGCTGTGGCTGCTCGGCGCCGAACCGCGCCGCGACAGCTATGGCCGGCTCGCAGGAGCGCAACTGATCCCGCTCGAACAACTTGGACGGCCGCGCATCGATGTCGTCATGACCTTGTCCGGCATATTCCGCGACCTGATGCCGCTGCAGACCAAGCTGCTGGCCGAGGCTGCATGGCTCGCCGCGGCGGCGGATGAGCCCACTGAACAGAACTTCGTTCGCAAGCATGCGCTCGATTATCAGTCCAAGCACGGCGGCGATCTCAAGGAAGCGGCATTCCGCGTGTTCGGCAACGCCGAGGGTGCTTACGGGGCCAACGTCAACCATCTGATCGACTGCGGAGCCTGGACCGACGAGCAGGAGCTTGCCGAAGCCTATACGCGGCGAAAAGGGTTTGCCTATGGCATTGATGGCCGGCCAGTCCGTCGCGACGCACTGCTCAGCCACGTCCTTGCCGGCGTCGATGCAGCCTACCAGAACATCGATTCCGTCGAGCTCGGTGTCACTACCGTCGACCATTATTTCGATACGCTCGGCGGCATTAGCCGTGCGGTGAAGCGCGCGCGCGGCGAGGCGGCGCCCGTCTATATCGGCGACCAGACCAGGGGCGAGGGCACCGTCCGCACGCTCTCCGAACAGGTTGCGCTGGAAACGCGCACGCGAACGCTGAACCCGAAATGGTACGAGGCTCTGCTCGCGCACGGCTATGAAGGCGTTCGCCAGATCGAGTCGCATGTCACGAACACTGTCGGTTGGTCGGCCACCACCGGTCAGGTTGCCCCCTGGGTCTATCAGCAGATCACGACGACCTATGTGCTGGATGAATCCATGCGCGAGCGCCTTGCCGCGCTCAATCCAGCGGCGTCGGCCAAGATCGCCAACCGTCTGATCGAGGCTCACGAGCGAAATTACTGGTCGCCCGACCCGGCCATGCTCGACACGCTCCGCAAGGCGGGGGAGCAGCTTGAAGACCGTCTCGAAGGCGTGGGAGTTGCCGCATGA
- the bchB gene encoding ferredoxin:protochlorophyllide reductase (ATP-dependent) subunit B — MQLTVWTYEGPPHVGAMRIATAMRGVHYVLHAPQGDTYADLLFTMIERRDRRPPVTYTTFQARDLGGDTAGLLQTAMREAYARFAPQAMLVGASCTAELIQDDPAGLAQALDLPIPVVPLELPSYQRKENWGASETLYRIVRALAHPPRESPPNRRTKRARSVCNLLGPTALGFRHRDDLAEVTRLIVELGIDIGIVAPWDATPADLSRLPEADFNVVLYPEIALTTAQWLQRQFNQPYTRTVPIGAVATRQFVDEVAQLAGIDPARALAGAEQRSSWYARSVDSTYLTDKRVFVFGDATHAIAAARIAANELGFKVVGLGSYSREFARDVREAAASYGVEALITEDYLEVEARVSELQPELVLGTQMERHIAKRLGIPCAVISAPSHVQDFPARYSPQMGFEGANVIFDTWVHPLMMGLEEHLLGMFREDAEFNDTAPSHLGSQPTPIADSPTHGPIALPPAFAGSTWTAEAEQELHKIPFFVRGKARRNTERFAQERNVGLITLETLYDAKAHFGR, encoded by the coding sequence ATGCAGCTCACGGTTTGGACATATGAAGGACCTCCCCATGTCGGCGCGATGCGGATCGCGACCGCCATGCGTGGAGTGCATTATGTCCTGCACGCGCCGCAAGGCGATACCTACGCCGATCTGCTCTTCACCATGATCGAGCGGCGTGATCGTCGGCCACCCGTCACCTACACCACCTTCCAAGCGCGCGATCTTGGCGGCGACACCGCGGGCCTGCTGCAAACGGCCATGCGTGAGGCCTATGCGCGGTTCGCACCTCAAGCGATGCTGGTCGGCGCATCCTGTACGGCCGAGCTTATTCAGGATGACCCTGCGGGTCTCGCCCAGGCACTCGACCTTCCGATCCCTGTCGTGCCGCTAGAATTGCCGTCTTACCAGCGCAAGGAGAACTGGGGCGCCTCCGAAACGCTGTATCGCATTGTGCGTGCGCTCGCCCACCCTCCCCGGGAAAGCCCCCCTAACCGGCGGACAAAGAGAGCACGTTCAGTCTGCAATCTGCTTGGTCCGACGGCGCTTGGGTTCCGTCACCGCGACGACCTCGCGGAAGTGACCAGGCTGATTGTGGAACTAGGGATCGACATCGGCATCGTCGCACCCTGGGATGCGACCCCGGCCGATCTCTCGCGTTTGCCGGAAGCCGATTTCAACGTGGTGCTGTATCCCGAAATTGCGCTGACGACGGCGCAGTGGTTGCAGCGGCAGTTCAATCAGCCCTACACCAGGACGGTGCCGATCGGTGCCGTCGCAACACGGCAATTCGTCGATGAGGTCGCGCAGCTCGCTGGTATCGATCCGGCACGAGCTTTAGCCGGTGCCGAGCAGCGGTCGTCATGGTACGCGCGTTCAGTCGATTCGACCTATCTCACCGACAAGCGTGTCTTCGTCTTTGGCGACGCGACCCATGCCATTGCGGCGGCGCGCATCGCGGCGAACGAGCTTGGTTTCAAGGTCGTCGGCCTCGGCAGCTACAGCCGGGAATTTGCCCGCGACGTGCGCGAGGCAGCAGCATCCTACGGCGTCGAGGCGCTCATCACGGAGGATTATCTGGAAGTCGAGGCGAGGGTGAGCGAGCTGCAGCCTGAACTCGTGCTCGGGACCCAGATGGAACGCCACATCGCCAAGCGGCTTGGCATTCCCTGTGCGGTTATCTCCGCGCCCTCGCATGTGCAGGATTTTCCGGCGCGCTATTCGCCCCAGATGGGGTTCGAAGGCGCCAATGTTATCTTCGACACCTGGGTTCATCCCCTGATGATGGGCCTGGAAGAGCACCTTCTTGGCATGTTCCGCGAAGATGCCGAATTCAACGACACCGCGCCGTCGCATCTCGGCAGCCAGCCAACGCCGATTGCGGACAGCCCGACGCATGGTCCGATCGCGCTGCCCCCTGCTTTCGCTGGCTCCACTTGGACCGCCGAGGCCGAGCAGGAGCTCCACAAAATTCCGTTCTTCGTGCGCGGCAAGGCGCGCCGCAACACGGAGCGCTTCGCGCAGGAGCGCAACGTCGGCTTGATCACTCTTGAGACCCTGTACGATGCCAAAGCGCATTTCGGCCGCTGA
- the bchF gene encoding 2-vinyl bacteriochlorophyllide hydratase — MEERRRRDTTPWTLVQGILAPVQFVAFAISLVLVLRYLLSGDGLWIATCSIVVKTLLLYAIMITGSIWERVVFGRYLFAHAFFWEDVFSMLVLALHTAYLVAIISDIGSPRQQMVLVLAAYTSYAINATQFLLKLRAARLQDYAPRSAVRVAVEEVT; from the coding sequence ATCGAGGAAAGGCGTCGCCGTGACACGACGCCCTGGACCCTGGTGCAGGGCATCCTGGCGCCGGTTCAGTTCGTCGCTTTCGCGATCAGCCTCGTCCTGGTGCTGCGATATCTCCTGTCCGGTGACGGGCTCTGGATCGCCACGTGCTCCATCGTGGTCAAGACACTGCTGCTTTACGCGATCATGATCACGGGCTCGATCTGGGAGCGCGTCGTGTTCGGACGCTACCTCTTCGCACACGCCTTCTTCTGGGAAGACGTCTTCAGCATGCTGGTGTTGGCGCTGCACACGGCCTACCTCGTCGCCATCATCAGCGACATCGGAAGTCCGCGGCAGCAGATGGTGCTGGTCCTCGCTGCCTACACGTCCTATGCGATCAACGCCACGCAATTCCTCCTCAAGCTCCGTGCTGCGCGCTTGCAGGACTACGCGCCGCGTTCCGCGGTCCGGGTCGCTGTCGAGGAGGTCACATGA
- the puhA gene encoding photosynthetic reaction center subunit H, which yields MQSNLTGYLDVAQVTLYAFWIFFACLIFYLRREDKREGYPLQYEDGGRGRGTGFPTWPGFKKYRLRHGQTATLPNWKNDRRDAAVTPMAPWPGSPYVPTGNPMLDGVGAASYADREDIPELTMDDIPAIVPLRADTTITLEERDPDPRGMPVIGADGEVGGIVREVWVDRAEMLIRYLEVEAAGASGRHVLVPMTMVRITMRWREGRVLVQSILGRQFADAPVLANPDQVTKLEEDKIVGYFGGGNLYATASRQEPLL from the coding sequence ATGCAATCAAATCTCACCGGCTACCTCGACGTCGCGCAAGTGACGCTCTATGCCTTCTGGATCTTCTTTGCCTGCCTGATCTTCTATCTGCGACGTGAGGACAAGCGCGAAGGCTATCCGCTGCAGTATGAGGACGGCGGTCGCGGCCGGGGCACCGGCTTCCCCACCTGGCCCGGCTTCAAGAAATATCGGTTGCGTCACGGTCAAACGGCGACCCTGCCGAATTGGAAGAACGACCGGCGCGACGCGGCCGTCACGCCGATGGCACCGTGGCCCGGTTCGCCCTACGTGCCGACCGGCAATCCGATGCTCGACGGCGTAGGAGCTGCCTCTTACGCGGATCGCGAAGACATCCCCGAACTCACGATGGACGACATCCCCGCGATCGTGCCGCTGCGCGCCGACACCACCATCACTCTGGAGGAGCGCGATCCCGATCCGCGCGGGATGCCGGTGATCGGTGCCGATGGTGAGGTCGGCGGCATCGTTCGCGAGGTCTGGGTCGACCGGGCCGAAATGCTGATCCGCTATCTCGAAGTCGAAGCGGCGGGCGCATCCGGCCGCCACGTCCTGGTGCCGATGACCATGGTCCGCATCACGATGCGTTGGCGGGAGGGTCGCGTGCTCGTGCAATCCATCCTCGGCCGACAATTCGCCGATGCACCGGTGCTGGCCAATCCGGATCAGGTGACAAAGCTGGAGGAAGACAAGATCGTCGGCTATTTCGGCGGCGGCAATCTCTATGCCACGGCTTCACGACAGGAGCCCCTGCTGTGA
- a CDS encoding BCD family MFS transporter — MTRRSPSLAQGWMRLGSRFLPFADAATRELPLPRLMRLSLFQVSVGISVVLLNGTLNRVMIVELGVPSWLVALMVALPLVFAPFRVLIGFRSDHHRSVLGWRRVPYIWMGTLLQFGGLAIMPFALLVLSGDEPGQIIAGRVGAAIAFLLVGAGLHTTQTAGLSLATDIAPENSRPRVVAFLYVMLMLGMMASALTFGALLANFSEMRLIQVVQGAALTEMILNIVALWKQEARDPARTAAAIARPRFHDSWRRFQNAGGSPRVLLAVGLGTAGFTMQDILLEPYGAEILHLTVGETTALTALFAAGTLAGFAISARRLGKGADPYRIAAAGALVGLAAFSAVIFSAPMVSPLLFRTGTTLIGFGGGLFAVGTLTAAMSLARDGASGLALGTWGAVQATAAGAAIAGGGVIRDVMSALATEGRLGLALASPATGYSIVYHIEIGLLFATLAVIGPLVRSRHPTAPQKLEFGLAEFPN, encoded by the coding sequence ATGACGAGGCGCTCACCATCGCTTGCACAGGGCTGGATGCGACTGGGATCGCGTTTCCTTCCCTTCGCCGATGCAGCGACGCGCGAGCTCCCCCTGCCGCGGCTGATGCGACTGTCGCTGTTCCAGGTATCCGTGGGCATATCCGTGGTGCTGCTGAACGGTACGCTGAACCGCGTCATGATCGTCGAACTCGGCGTGCCGAGCTGGCTGGTGGCCCTGATGGTGGCGCTGCCCCTGGTATTCGCGCCGTTTCGCGTGCTGATCGGCTTCCGCTCGGATCATCACCGTTCAGTGCTCGGCTGGCGCCGCGTGCCCTATATCTGGATGGGGACGCTGCTGCAGTTCGGCGGCCTCGCGATCATGCCCTTTGCGCTGTTGGTGCTGTCGGGTGATGAACCCGGCCAGATCATTGCCGGACGGGTCGGCGCGGCGATCGCGTTCCTGCTGGTCGGTGCCGGGCTTCACACCACGCAAACGGCCGGGCTCTCGCTCGCGACGGACATCGCGCCGGAGAATTCGCGTCCACGCGTGGTCGCCTTCCTCTACGTCATGCTGATGCTGGGCATGATGGCGAGCGCGCTGACGTTCGGTGCGCTGCTCGCGAATTTCAGCGAGATGCGGCTGATCCAGGTGGTGCAGGGCGCGGCCCTGACGGAGATGATCCTCAACATTGTCGCGCTGTGGAAGCAGGAAGCACGCGATCCGGCGCGGACGGCAGCCGCCATCGCGCGGCCGCGCTTCCACGACTCCTGGCGGAGGTTCCAGAATGCGGGCGGCTCGCCGCGCGTGCTCCTTGCCGTAGGGCTCGGGACCGCCGGCTTCACGATGCAGGACATTCTGCTCGAGCCCTACGGAGCCGAGATTTTGCATCTCACTGTTGGCGAGACCACGGCGCTCACCGCATTGTTTGCAGCCGGTACGCTGGCGGGATTCGCCATCTCCGCGCGGCGCCTCGGCAAAGGAGCGGACCCGTACCGGATCGCCGCCGCGGGCGCGCTGGTGGGCCTCGCTGCATTTTCTGCCGTGATCTTTTCCGCGCCGATGGTGTCACCGCTGCTGTTCCGGACTGGCACCACGCTGATCGGCTTTGGCGGCGGCCTGTTTGCCGTCGGTACACTCACGGCAGCCATGTCTCTCGCGCGGGACGGTGCGAGCGGCCTTGCGCTCGGGACTTGGGGCGCCGTGCAGGCGACCGCGGCGGGAGCAGCGATCGCGGGTGGCGGAGTGATTCGTGACGTGATGTCGGCCCTTGCTACCGAAGGGCGTCTTGGCTTGGCGCTCGCAAGTCCCGCGACTGGATACAGCATCGTCTACCACATCGAGATTGGGCTGCTGTTCGCAACGCTCGCCGTGATCGGGCCGCTGGTGCGATCGCGGCATCCAACAGCGCCACAGAAGCTCGAGTTCGGTCTCGCGGAATTTCCAAACTAG
- the bchM gene encoding magnesium protoporphyrin IX methyltransferase: MTTARYLERRGELETYFDRTAVAAWSRLTSDAPVGRIRATVRAGRDEMRQTLLSWLPGDLRGARMLDAGCGTGALSIDAARRGADVVAVDISPSLVQIASGRLPGDISPRAIRFVAGDMLEPKLGKFDFVVAMDSVIHYRPDDVVRIFAGLAARTLHALLVTFAPRTPALTLMHTVGRAFPRENRAPAIEPVTEQRLKKLIIEHPDLDEWSFGRSRRVASGFYKSHALELLRR, encoded by the coding sequence ATGACAACGGCACGATATCTCGAACGGCGCGGTGAGCTCGAAACCTATTTCGATCGTACGGCGGTTGCGGCCTGGAGCCGGCTGACCTCGGATGCGCCTGTCGGGCGCATTCGCGCGACAGTACGGGCCGGCCGCGACGAGATGCGCCAAACGCTGCTGTCCTGGCTGCCGGGAGACTTACGCGGTGCGCGGATGCTCGATGCCGGCTGCGGAACGGGCGCGCTTTCCATTGACGCCGCGCGACGAGGTGCCGACGTTGTTGCCGTCGACATCTCGCCCAGCCTCGTTCAGATCGCCAGCGGCAGGTTGCCCGGCGATATCAGCCCCCGCGCCATCCGGTTCGTTGCGGGCGACATGCTGGAGCCAAAGCTGGGAAAATTCGATTTTGTCGTCGCGATGGATTCCGTGATTCATTATCGCCCGGATGATGTCGTGCGGATCTTTGCAGGGTTGGCAGCGCGCACGCTGCATGCGCTGCTCGTCACATTTGCGCCACGGACGCCCGCGTTGACGCTCATGCACACGGTCGGGCGCGCCTTTCCGCGCGAGAACCGCGCGCCGGCAATCGAGCCCGTGACAGAACAGCGTCTGAAGAAGTTGATCATTGAACATCCTGATCTCGATGAATGGTCGTTCGGTCGTAGCCGCCGCGTCGCCAGTGGCTTCTACAAGTCTCATGCGTTGGAGCTGCTGCGACGATGA